GGAACCTTAAATCTAAGCACTCAAGAGAAGTGGAAAAAAGTGATTGATCATTCCACTATTGTAAGCTCCTTTGGCTATTCTTAGCAATTAGCAAACTTGCATTGGATGATTTAGACATATCTGCTTGCTTGTAACCTCCAAGCCGCTTCTTTAAGTTCTAATTAAGCAAATCTTGGCTGGCAAAACAACTTCAATAATTAAGCAAAACAAAGAAAGAAGCTTGTACTAGAAAGCACTGCTTCAAATGAAGATTAAGTTCATAAAGGCTACACATTAAGGAATTCAATGTATAAGCGGGGCTGGTTGATGGTGCTACATACAAGAAAAAGCTAATGTTTATACGGTATATATGGTAAAGCTGGCCTATCGGATTTAAGCACCCaaaaattataatcatttttgttACTATGAAAACAAAAGGTGGTAGCTAGCATGAAATGAATCAAATTCACCAAAGACACTACCTCAATACAGATTTATTACAGAAAACAGTAGAGCCAGCATTTTAGCATGTATATTAGCCAAAATGCATGCAATATATAGCTAGTTAATTTCCACACTGTTATGACATTAATTGCCCATTACAGCCACATTATATCAAGCTTCAAGCAAGGTCTGACATATATTTCTCATGTCTTGGCCCATGTTTTGGCCAACCCTCTGAGTCTTTTAGCAGATTTTGGTTGAATTCTTAAAAGCTTcattgataaaaatactaaaacatATGACCAAGAATAGCTGGAAATGTTTCAAAATAGTAGGCCAAATACCAATACAATTAATCTCAAGCATTGTCCAGCTATATACATCCGGCTCTCCGTGCTCCAAACACCAAAAACGAAATTGTGTTTTCAATAAAATACTAAAAGCACAATTAAACTGAAATTGTAGAAGCAATATCTTAAGTGTTGAGAACACAAAACACCCCAAAGAATGCTATCTTGGGCCATGTACAAATTAAAATCTATCTTCTATATAAAGTTTTCCATCAATTTCAAAGCCTTGATGGTTGATGCTTCTAGTGGCAACAATTTCTTTGAGATCCTTGCACTAGTCTTAAATGACTCCATAACAATCAAAGGTATTAAGAAAACATTGTTCACTTTTATGAATAACAGGTTCAATATGATAGCCAGCATGTGGGACAACCCAACAAAAGCTTTGAGAAAAACAAATCATTGATATAATTCGAAATCTGAAACTAACTAAATAGCAGAAtttagaatctaacttaaaatttatacTTGGTGAACCAACCATTTTTATATGTTATCAAGGCAAATTTTGTCTACACAATTCAATTTGAATAGGCAACTTACCTCTTCAACTATACTTGCAATTTTTTTTGATGCTTTAGTCACACTTTCGATGGAATTGCCTTCAATAActacagaaaaaaatatcctatcagtTCCATTTTACCTGGTGAAGCAAAAGCTCATTTAAAATGGTAATAGGTAGTCTTATGATATTCAAAATACAAACATTGTGCTTAGTCCACAAAACCAACACCAAACTCTGTCATTCAATTGGTAAATTGATATCAAGAACTCTCACAACTGACATGATAAGCATGAACAAAATCAAATGCAGGAGCAACTAGATAGTACATGAACTGAATATTATAGACTGAAAAAGGAAACTATTAGATGTCTAGAAGCAATAAAACATAACTCAGATgctcaaaaaaataaattctttgaaTATCTCAAAATTTCTTGTAGCATTCAAAATCTGGTGATATATGTTACAAAATTACACAGaggcaattaatcttgatatGTGCTGGCCAAGAAGTTCACAAGATAATATTTCCCACCAGTTTTCTACACAAGCAAGATGATGTGAAGTAAAACTTTAGTAGCCAAGGCTAACAAACAACTAGATGAGAATGTCCTTATTATCATGTCAAGATGCCAGCCATTTGTGACATAAGTGGCTGCTCAGGCTTGGGCGGTCCCTAAGTTGTCGCACCAAGGGACCAACCACAAGCGACCCTCTATGAAGATCGGCTGGCTAGCAGGTTCCCAAGTCGGCCATTTAGATGCAGATAACTCTGACAAGCAGGTTTAAAAAACCATTTCTGGTTAATCTAGTATCTTGGAATAGGAAAAAGCAATATATCGTTGCTTGTGTAAGTGCAAAGACCACACACCATATTATGGCACATGCCGCCAGTGAGTCATGATTGAAAGCTTTACTACCTAAATAAGAATTTGGATCAAAACACTGAGTTGAATGCTACAATATATCAAGAAAGTAATCCAGCATTTCATAGGTAACAAAGCATACTAAAGTTGAATGCTACTCCAAGAAAAAGCAGAGAAACCTCCACCCCAGATATCATGTGCATCAAGTATCATTGTGTTTACTTGAAGTACATGAGGGACCCAGTTGCTTAAGAAACAGCTATAAACTATGTATTCAAGCAATCAAAAATTGGCTGTATTACCCTAAACATGACAAAAGAGGCCAGGAGGCCCATTTTAACCTCCAATACAATTAGGTAATGCCAAACTAAAATTTTATGGATGAAATGCCAAAACCTAATACATCTTGAGGCCATGATGGAATGGTAGTCTATGAAGAAGAATTGTATAGGCCTGTAGGACCACCCCATCTGCAAGCTTTTCCCAACTGGCATTGGTAGTAGCAGAGCTTGTTCCCCTGTAATAGCATCTCATACAGAGTACTCTCCATAGTTTCAGTGTTTCACTGAGAAGAAAAGCACATCTCCAGTTTGATTAATGTTTGAAGCTACATATATTTTGTTAAGGCCTCTAGTAATCATGAGTTGTTTAAGTAATCAAAAGTTTGGGCCCCTTTTATCAACATCATAGATCTCCTGTTAAGTATCACCCTTTAACTTGAACAGTGTCAGAATTATGAAGATTATGAGAAAGAAATGTTGGTTCAGAATCTGCAAACAACATAAATATTGTTCAATTAGCAGTTCTCCTAAAAACAGTTGAGGAAAAATTTGTAATTCACATACTAAGTTGAAAGGAAGTTTAGTGTCAGAATTATGAAGATAATGATACAGAGATGTTGGCTCAGAATCTGAAAATGACATAAATATTGTTTGATTTGCAGTTCTTCCAAGAAAACaactcaagaaaaaaaattgtaactAGCATATTAAGTTGAAAGGAAGTTTAGAGGACCTTACCTGATTTAAATCTCCAATAATGATGGAAGCAGATAACCAAATCTTTATGCAATTATTCACATTCAACCAAGATAATTAAAAGTTTACATCCTTACCAATAGAACTGTCCTCCTTTGATGCTGGGAATGCAATTTTCACTCCCATATCTCCCTCAATTTGTCTCTGCACAGACCCTCTGCAAGCAGAATACACTAAGTGTTCACATTCCAGAATAATCATATACTTTCAAATGTGGGGTAAAAGCATTCTCAAaacaatatttttctttctccaaAAAGAGAAAGACATTGTCAAGGTTATACCCTTTTCCTTTTATGAAACGAATCAAAGAAGCATCTACCTGCAGATCAAGATCCAACAATAAGCAGCTCAAATCAGTTATATCATGGAAGATATCAAACTAATCTTACATATGCTATATATCATGGCAAAACCAACTCTGAAATTCCAATATCTAATTTGGCATATAACTATGTCATATTAGCAAATACAAAACTAGACAACATGGTAATATATAATTAGACACATCAAAGCAATCCGAATGAATCACATGAAATGAACCAAATAGTAGTCAGAATTCTTGACATTATAATTGGACTAGTAAAAGAATAGGAGCCCCTTTCAATCCACATTTTAACAGTAACAATGTAAAACTTATTTGTTAAATGTACCACAAAGAAGGTGCATAATTATATAGTTAACTTCAACATATACAAGTAAGGCTATCTATATGGGTTCCTCTAATTGAATATAGTATAATCCAACAGGTCCTGGGTTTTCTTCACATCTAATCTCAACGTAAAGATAAGCCCTCTGCATGGTCACTATTCATTAATATGATTTTGTTGGCATATTCTAAAGTTTAAAGAATAATGATGTTCACAGATTTTGGAAATTTAGGGAATACAAGATAACTGGATTGAGATAGGTTAAATTCAGTGTAGGACAAAACAAGATGTGATGAGGAAGAATCTTAAATAAAGGTTAAAGGATAATGCTAGATGGAGTGGGTGATGGTATAAGACTTGCATATATTACTGAACAAATACTGAAGCATGACTCGTAAAGCAAAAACATATATGCAAGACAATACCTGTTCTTTATGCTGGATCATATTAGTAGTGTTTACCAGTTTTAAAGTAAGCTATACAAGTGATATATACCAATATATGACCTACTGCAAAATCAAAATGATTACAGTGGTAATACGAGTATCAGCTCTTAATATTGGAATATAAGGGACTATTTGCTACATCGTGTTAGTTTCTAACACAAGAACACTGGTAAATGCTAAGCTTTTTAAGTTTGGAGAATAAGCAGCTAAAATTTTGTATTATACAGCCTTTATTAGAATTTTATCAATATtggaaattaaatttattataaattagtaCTAAGGGGCTATTAGTATTATACCAAGTGATAACACCAATATTTGTACTATATAAGTTGTGCCAAAATCAAACTGATTACACTGTTATAAGTATTATATTCTGACATTGGCATTTAAGGGAGTACTTGTCATGCTATGATTTTAGTTTCTAATACAGGAACGCTGGTTGATGCTTAAGCTTGATAATTTTGGAGAATAAGGGCCCAAAAATTAGTTGAAGGAGTATTACatggaatcaaattttaatgGGATAAAACAAATGAACCCTACTCCATTCGACAACATGAGAAGAAGGCTATTGTTAGGAAAAGATTCAAATTTGTGCGAAAAGTTCCAACATCAATAAGTCAAGACCCTAGAGAATCTGATTATAGATGTAATAATGGCTCCCCAAGACCCTAGAGATAGATCCTCATAGGAATATATAGCGGAGGAATTCACAGAAGTCAACATAAATTAGATGCAACAAAGGCATGTCACTCATGGTAAAGACTAAAAGACCACCAGATACTATGCTGGATTTTTCAGCAGGCTATGCTTTACAGTAAATTTGGCTTCTTCTTTCAAGACCACAGATCTCTAGCAATCTGGCATCAGATGCTTTTAGACCTTAACCTCTTTTAAAGTTCATAatctattattagataatttttaacatTATTGGAATCAGGCCTTAATGCTAATGCATATAGATGGTTATCTTCCACCAAGTGAATGCATAGGTAAAACATCACTGAAAGATTATTTGATCATGGCTAGATAAATCTTACAGATATATCCAGGCAAAAGATGCCAGTATATTTGTTCATAATAAACCAATGATGAAACTTAAGCTTTCCTTCAAAACATGTGAATGATATTTGCACGAACAAACCTCAACAGAGATCAAATGTTTCTCAACTCCACAGCCTGATTCTGCATCCTTGTTGGAGCTTAATTCCTGCAGTGTTTTCTCTTTAACTTCTTTCTGGCAGATGGCCTCATTGGACTTGGAGTCGGTTTCACAGGTATGTCTCCCAGGTGCATCCTCTGTCTCACATGAAAGCAAAACAGATCATTTTCCTTCTATAAATTCAGATTGTCTATCACAATTTACCATATCGGCGCTTTCTGTTAAAGATATAGGAATACCAGAATTTGGTTCATCCTGGGTAACATTTTGAATATCAGCCACACAGGAGGACACATTATTGTACACTTCTTGGACTTCATATGGAACATTGGACCTTTCACTGTAATCAACTGCAACATAGAGATACCCGAGTTTAGTTTTCAACTCTTTATATTTACAATTTCTAGAAGATAAAACTTAAAAgacaagaataaaaataaaaatccataatTGCACTTGGATACAGGGATTCCCCATAAATTAATTAAATGGAAGTTCCATTCTTAGCCCTCCCCAAAAAAAAGGGAGCTGTCATGAAATTGACAGAGTAAACATATATGCGTAAATAAGCAAAAGCACTAGTAGCCTTTTATAGTTAATTAAACTGGACACCTGGTTTATTTGATAATGTAGTATGTTGAACAAATATGCATAAACCCATAAAATTAGTTTTTTGGATTCAATATTCTGGTTATGCAGAAAGATTTGCAGTCCTAAAACATTTTATGCAAACTTGATGAATGGACATTTTTCTGAAAAATTGATAATGAGAACAATGAATTATTAGAGGTCTCCAGAACCTTTTATACACAAGTACCTAACATTTAGCAGCATACAGATCACTTCAGCTGACCCAGTGAGATATCTAATGCCAGTTCAGCAGGGGTATGAACACATCTGCTCTTATCAAGTTCTTAAAGTTCTTGCCAGAATCTTTGCCGCAGAAATTCTTGGACTAAAAGCAAAGGAATAAGTTAAAAGAGAATACTGTATGATAATATATCTATGGTCAGAAACTAATGCATCGGACTCTAAGGAAGTTCAAGTTATCGAGGAGATAAGTGACGGATCCAAAACAGTCCTAAAAAGGGCCAAAAACTATATGGTAAATACAAGGACATTCTGTCATAAAATGATCCAAAATAAAATCTGATACAGCCATGTCCTTTTAAATAAAGAAATTCCAAAAACACAATTCGACTAGACTGGTTAGTTGTTTTGGTAATAGCAAAACTTCTCCACAGAAACAAGGAAATTGTTGAACAAGCAGAAACATGTATGGTAAATATTCAAACGAAAATTGCAAACACACTCAATTATCTAGTTGATTGGCCAGCTAGGGTCGAGGTAAGAAGTCAATATACAGGCTATAAACAAGAGCAGAACACCATACTTAACAGATGTAATCATTATGTAATAAAAATGAAGACCAAAGTGGTTTATTGGGGAAGAACTAATGTCTGTCCATGTAAACATAGAACCCAAGTAAGAGCAATGAAAAAGAATTCAAAGTATCAAAGAAACCTGACTGTGTAGAGATTGGCCTCCATATAGGCATAATTGCATTCTGCTTCTTACGTCGATCCATCACATTTGGCCCACCATTGGTCCCCCCCATTTTCATAACACAATTTATATTGTGATCACGGGCATAACCCTGAAATAGTTTAGCAACTGTCATCAAAAAAACATTATAGATGACAGCCTCAATTACACCAAATTAAAGCATCTAGATTAAGATAATAATCTAAAGTTTGAAAAGGAAATGGTCTAAAATTCCATCCAAAATGAAATATTTCCCCTGAACAATTTCACTGCATGTGCTAGCTGAACCAAAGCAAGAACCTAAAATGGGTAGACTCATATTCTATCGGATGGAATCGGTTTGGTTTCATCTAAGACTAATGgtttcacacatgctagcatcCATGAATTTTAAATATGTGTTTTATCAAATAGCATTAACATAAACAATCAAGAGAATTTATGATTAGGCTGAAAATTTTCTGATGTTACTTGCATAAAACTTCAATAAAATGGAAATGAGACCAACAGTGCTGTCTGCTTATAATTTTTGGGCTTCAGAAGGTATAGGTAAACAAACCACATGGCAGaataagaatatttagatggatgtGTTGGGACATATTCAGTGTACAGAATACAAAGTATAtattatagtaaaaaaaattacagatcatTCCTGGTATCTTCTAGTCTTGTTTTACAAGTTTCATCATATATCATAATCGCCAATATCAGCctgaatccaaaaaaaaaaagaaaaattgcttcataatCACTGATGTTGCACAAGGGTTTTGGATATAATATTAAACATAACATGGATATAACAAACAAACAATAATCTACAACTTTTTATGTGGTGTCAGTCTTTGCGACAGGAACCAATCTATAAAGCTTTGCAAGAAGTCAAGTTCAACTTGCACAGAAATATGCAAATGACTTCTGACAAATCAAACCATCATATAACCTTTCCAGCATGAAATTTATATAAAGAAGCAAGGAGATGAAAATCTAGAAAGCCTTCTTTTATAGTAATGAAAACAGAAGAAGAACCTGACAGTATCTAGCCTTATAAATCAACATGAAGATATTTACTGGTTATTAAATTAAACTGTTCTCTATCAAAgttgatcatcaacccatgagcTTATACGTACCCCTCCATCAGGGGCGAAAGAACCTGTTATGCACACGTCTTAAGGTTACGGTACCTTCTCCTCTTCACCACTCGCAAAGTATTATCCGTTTTTCCCGGCGGCGCCTCCCGTACGGGCCGCACGCGGCCGAGGTCACGGTTTTGTCCTCTCAACCTCTCtgggcaaaaggcgcctcacgagACAAGAGGGAGCCCACactacttaagcacatgcacacaccagagttgcccgatgtggaACTATTAAGAgaggtccccccacagcctgccacaacatgccccccactctggagggtgcatGTGTGAACAGGGGGCGGgtgccccctacctggcgcgccactgtTGTGCACACGTCTTAAGGTTACGGTACCTTCCCCTCTCCACCGTTcgtaaggtattgtccgctttcccCGACAGCGCCGCCCGTACGGGCCGCACGCGGCCGAGGTCACGATTTTGTCCTCTCAACCCCTCTGGGCAAAAGGCGCTTCACGGGGCAAGAGGGAGCCCGCactacttaagcacatgcacacaccagagttgcccgatgtgagactattaagggaggtccccccacagcctgcTACAACATGCCCCCCGACGGTCGAAATggaggcacgaccaacgaggagcTCCCAGATTGCGCCATGTGGCGACATCCGGGCCATCTGTCgacccgacggttcgacgcacccgtcctcagatcgagccacgtcacctccatccgctcgaaCCGGCCCGGCCCAATGGCCGCCTGCCACGTGACAAAGAGGCCGTGACGTTTCGCATCCCCGAAGGGGCGACGAGAACGACGGTTTTCCTTCCCAAAGAGACGAGACACTTGACACCGACAGGACACCTGACACCGACGGGACACCTGATACCGACCGGACATTAAACACCGACGGGACACCGACGGGATATCTAACATGGGACATCTGACGCCGACGAATCGCCTGGCATTCATGAGGCGCCTGAACCAGATCAGCCCACGGTACGGTCGTCAGAATCAGGACTTAATGCGAtaggaatccactcctttcgcccgacgttGCCGCCCAAACAAAGACATTGGCCagcgcaccatccgactcagTAGTGGAgggaggcaactgttggggaataccgaccgaccccactcacgcCGACTCATCGTCGGGCTTATAGGACcggcgcccgactctaccgaccgaccgacggctgccgttaccgaccgaccgaagatacgtcggtcggacagaccctctcctctctcccgatCGGCTGCACTATGAAATCCGATGCCCGACTCTtgcaacgtgcccgactgactgtcggagggaccccgagtttccacccgacgcccctcaactggccgccgacctatagtcggtcggctccttcAAATGTCGTACGACTGCCGGAAACTGTcactcctgacaacggcatgcggcactaccgcttaggggcattatcccacctaaggcatgggtcaaccctagcgatttgacagccccacgatgatttgacaccctcacgacgactctgacagtcctcagtgagttgacaattcttcaattgtctgcgccattaatgacggtgccataccgtgctccactatatatatcgggaaaggcaacagtgctggaggtCCCTTCAAAACCCTTGaactccctcctcctctctggcTCCCGCTCTTACCCTCTCTCTCccccgttgagctccttgtttctttttactgttgcctattctcctctctgacttgaccgtcgaagggtccccgccggagccgcctccggtcagtgcggacttttttTTGCAGACGCTCGTTCTCGACGACCAGACGATGAGGGGATCGGCCGCAACAGAACCCAAACATGATTATCTTAGATCAACTTATAACCGATGAATAGTAGCAAGCTCCAATCATTATGGTAAAGAAACCAATTTAAAGGGTTATAAGTCACATTTTCTTGTCCCTCTTGAACAGCTCATTCTAgggtctcttcttctttctttctttatggaTGATTTGAGAAACGAAAAACATGTTTATATCAAGGAAATTTCCACCAAAATAGCAAATTTATCCACTATGGTTGGACAAAATATAAGAATAACCGATagagtgagcgaatataacaactATCACAGAAGAACTAAACCGAAACAGAAAAAGAACAGAATTGAACccaaattaaaaaaagaagaagaggaggaagaaaaaagacAAGAAATCGGAGCTCCAAACCTGAATGGTTGGAACCTGGAGACGGCACAAAGGATTAGAAAGAGCCGCTGGCGCAGATACAACCTTCCATAGACGATCCACTCTGTGGAAATTTAGAAAGAAGATAGTGGTGATCAAGAACCAAGACACCTTGCGGTACGGTGTGATTCGAAGCAAAGGGCATAATCAGGGTTCGGAGAGAGTATCTTTTCTTGGGGGTAGAAGGTGAAAGAACTGGGGTCACGGTTTTGTTTTGAGAGGCATTACCTTGTGAGAGACCGAGAAGCGATCATCTGGGTTGGGAGGCGAGAGACCACGAAGCGGGCAGCCACCCCTGATTTCACGCTGCGAAACCGGGTGCCGGGCGCGTTGAAACGGACTCCCAATAATGTAATAATAAGACCATCATTGTGTTTAAATAGATGTAAAATACGACGGAAAAGATTggtttggtaaaaaaaaaaaaagtgaacggCCAGTTTCACATTTCGTTTATTTTCTCGGctttaaaaagataaaattactGAAACccagataaaaatatattaaatactttttatattattttatgatccttcaaaaataaaaatattttcaaaattaaggAGActtgtgttttttatttttactaacgCCAACTCCATTGTTAATAGCACTTCGATTATTAttgtattattaattattaattttattactgACATTATTATTATCTTCACTATCTctatttttgctatcatcatatCCATCACCatcattatctttttaaaaaataataatatacttaaaatattttttaaaaaataaatatatattttaaattttcaaaatataagataaaaatGATACCAACTAATCAATCCAACTTTTTTTGGAAAGAGGAGATGAATTAATGCCTCGAAATCTTTGTGACGCGTAATATCCATGATAGTTATTCCAACAATGAATGGCTAAACTCGAACGAGCAAAAGATTCCTATAACGAGTCAGAAGATAGATCATTTTGATGTAGTTGTTAGACTTActatttatattttgaattagcATTATATGGAGTGACCCATACTATACTAATAAATATTGAGCATGAGCTTTATTAATAGGACATATATTTTTAAGTGATAAACTatacaagaaaaaagaaaaaaagtgaaggagaaaaataaagaagaaataagGTCGAGTTTCTACGCACAATAAGAGTTTCTTATACAAATTTTCTTGGATTAAAGTTAAAGATACAAGAATTTAATTTCTTCACTCATCTTATTTACAAGAGTACTCGGTACTtccaaaaaattaaagatttctctATTTAAGAATGCCTATTAATTTTATAAGTTGGAAGCTTGTACATATTTGTTTTGTAAAGTTTTTTTGATATTCGAATATTATCTTGTTCCTGTAGGCCTCTTGTAttctatatttttgattaatGAATTTTCGTTTGGTAtcttagagtttttatttttttaaaaaaaaaaatcatgcaaatGTGTTCCCATTCtcttagtttttttattttttatttttactagatTATTGTTCgccattgacggttgtgcttttgaaatattattcaTATCTTATTCCGAGGGAAAGAAAGCACTTCTTTCCAACAATAGTACACAACTGGCGAGACAATATTGATGTTCTTGTGATGTCCACCATGCAATTACCATGGCTCATGAGCCTATACACCTTCTCGCGTGGACCTTCCCCGCGGGACATGCTTATGTTGGGCAACAGAAAAACAATTGGTTAACGTTAATCCACACGGACTTCCGTTATTTATGATCCAGCAATTTATTCCAAGTATAGCAAATTCTGGATAACCACATGGATctgtactttttttttcttttttgatatttctaatcCATAGTTTTCATGCTGACGTGGCGCTGCGGAATCAGGGGTAGGCTAGCTTGCACATTCGTGTGCCCCAAATGGACTGGAGTGAAGAGCTCACCTTTTCACCTTCTCACCTTCAACTCATTCCTCATATGCACTTTACTGTAATTTAACCAAGCGAGATATATTAGATAATTAAGCTTGTAAAGTATAAGGCTTATTTCAAGCCcttattcttctcttcttctcagtCCAGTATCTTCCTCCTTTTGTCGACATCGTTGGAGGCAGGATCTTAAA
The sequence above is a segment of the Elaeis guineensis isolate ETL-2024a chromosome 7, EG11, whole genome shotgun sequence genome. Coding sequences within it:
- the LOC105048323 gene encoding uncharacterized protein isoform X3 gives rise to the protein MIASRSLTRVDRLWKVVSAPAALSNPLCRLQVPTIQGYARDHNINCVMKMGGTNGGPNVMDRRKKQNAIMPIWRPISTQSVDYSERSNVPYEVQEVYNNVSSCVADIQNVTQDEPNSEDAPGRHTCETDSKSNEAICQKEVKEKTLQELSSNKDAESGCGVEKHLISVEVDASLIRFIKGKGGSVQRQIEGDMGVKIAFPASKEDSSIVIEGNSIESVTKASKKIASIVEEAVKSPQLDYSHFISLPLAIHPELVEKLTRFQNSILGDSASRQDDNLESASDEDASEDEQKQLESPSVAVKLEVQDEKEPVRVKIDSNSAAKTSILSDLGIDRSIFIKPRTFHLTVLMLKLWNKDRVAAASEVLQRISSKVNDALGNRPVSIRLKGLTCMKGSLAKARVVYTPVVEIGGEGRLLRACQVIIDSYVEAGLVLENDAHQTLKGSLLGAMVKGLS